In Cloacibacillus sp., a genomic segment contains:
- a CDS encoding heavy metal translocating P-type ATPase — protein sequence MKERHKIERENRDNHEHGHSCRNEHEHDHGHEDEEMGCGHSHGEGGGVKGTLIQLCAAFAIAAAAAFAPLPQYVRAAGFATAYLLAGWRVLLASLRNISRGKIFDENFLMSVASLGAFAIGDMAEAVAVMIFYGIGEMLQDSAVAKSKRSIESLMDLRSDYASVLRGGQLVRVAPEEVMVGETVSVRPGEKIPLDGTVVSGTSFLDTRALTGESVPRRAAPNDEVLSGSVSTDGALEIRVTKPFSESAVSKILELVRGAAAKKSATERFITKFARWYTPTVVALAVMVALLPPLAGYGSYSVWFYKALSFLIISCPCALVLSIPLSFFGGIGGAARNGILVKGSTYLETMSKLGTIAFDKTGTLTRGVFKVTELLPADGVSQDELLRYAAAAEAQSNHPIAKSIMTAFGGGTPERAEVREIAGMGVEARTKEGVVRAGNVKLMKSIGIEGLREYAKSAVYVALDGKFLGTLLVADELKPGVRAAMDDLRAAGVSRLVMLTGDNLAIAEETAAEAGMDAVSVELLPQDKTAELERLMAGEENKTAFVGDGINDAPVLTRADIGIAMGGIGSDAAIEAADVVIMTDEIDKIAAAIRIAVKTKWIVWENIVMALGFKIAVMLLAVFADASVWFAIFADVGVALLAVVNALRALKAPAVRNGGEREREKGAEPCPAA from the coding sequence ATGAAAGAGCGGCACAAAATAGAGCGGGAAAACAGAGATAACCATGAGCACGGGCATAGCTGCCGGAACGAACATGAGCATGACCACGGCCATGAAGACGAAGAGATGGGCTGCGGCCACTCTCACGGAGAGGGCGGCGGCGTTAAGGGGACGCTGATACAGTTATGCGCCGCCTTTGCGATAGCGGCGGCGGCCGCCTTCGCGCCGCTTCCGCAGTATGTCAGAGCCGCGGGGTTCGCCACGGCCTATCTGCTCGCGGGATGGCGGGTGCTTCTCGCGTCGCTGCGCAATATTTCGCGCGGCAAGATATTTGACGAAAATTTCCTGATGTCCGTCGCCTCGCTGGGAGCCTTTGCCATCGGAGACATGGCGGAGGCGGTGGCGGTAATGATCTTTTACGGCATCGGCGAGATGCTCCAGGACTCCGCGGTGGCGAAGTCAAAGCGCAGTATCGAAAGCCTGATGGATCTGCGCAGCGACTACGCCAGCGTACTGCGCGGCGGCCAACTGGTACGGGTCGCTCCAGAGGAGGTCATGGTCGGCGAGACGGTCTCCGTCCGCCCGGGGGAGAAGATCCCGCTCGACGGCACCGTGGTCTCCGGCACCTCTTTTCTTGACACAAGGGCGCTCACCGGCGAATCGGTTCCCCGCCGCGCCGCGCCGAACGACGAGGTGCTTTCCGGATCCGTCAGCACCGACGGAGCGCTGGAGATACGCGTGACAAAGCCCTTTTCGGAGTCCGCCGTCTCAAAGATTCTGGAGCTGGTGCGCGGCGCGGCGGCCAAAAAGTCCGCAACAGAGAGGTTCATCACAAAGTTCGCGCGCTGGTATACGCCGACCGTCGTCGCCCTCGCGGTGATGGTGGCGCTGCTGCCGCCGCTCGCGGGCTACGGAAGCTATTCGGTATGGTTCTATAAGGCGCTCTCTTTCCTCATCATCTCGTGCCCCTGCGCCCTCGTCCTCTCAATCCCGCTCAGCTTTTTCGGCGGCATCGGCGGCGCGGCGAGGAACGGAATTCTCGTAAAGGGAAGCACATATCTTGAGACGATGAGCAAACTTGGCACTATCGCCTTCGACAAGACGGGAACGCTGACGCGGGGCGTCTTTAAGGTCACTGAGCTGCTGCCGGCCGACGGCGTTTCGCAGGATGAGCTGCTCCGGTACGCGGCGGCGGCCGAGGCGCAGTCTAATCATCCCATCGCGAAATCTATCATGACGGCCTTCGGCGGCGGGACGCCGGAGAGAGCCGAAGTGCGGGAGATCGCGGGCATGGGCGTCGAGGCCCGCACCAAAGAGGGCGTCGTCCGCGCCGGAAATGTCAAGCTCATGAAGAGCATCGGCATCGAGGGTCTGAGGGAATATGCCAAATCGGCGGTCTATGTCGCCCTTGACGGCAAATTTCTCGGCACGCTGCTGGTCGCCGACGAACTCAAGCCGGGAGTGCGCGCGGCAATGGACGACCTGCGCGCGGCGGGTGTCTCGCGCCTCGTAATGCTGACGGGCGACAACCTGGCGATCGCGGAGGAGACGGCGGCGGAGGCCGGGATGGACGCCGTTAGCGTGGAGCTGCTGCCGCAGGATAAGACGGCGGAGCTGGAAAGGTTGATGGCGGGCGAAGAGAATAAGACCGCCTTTGTCGGCGACGGAATCAACGACGCGCCGGTCCTCACCCGCGCCGATATCGGCATCGCGATGGGCGGCATCGGCTCGGACGCGGCGATAGAGGCGGCGGACGTGGTGATCATGACTGACGAGATCGATAAGATTGCGGCGGCCATCAGAATCGCCGTCAAGACGAAGTGGATAGTGTGGGAGAATATCGTGATGGCCCTCGGCTTCAAGATCGCGGTGATGCTGCTGGCGGTCTTCGCCGACGCCTCCGTCTGGTTCGCGATCTTCGCCGACGTCGGAGTGGCGCTGCTCGCCGTGGTGAACGCGCTGCGGGCTCTCAAAGCGCCTGCGGTGCGAAACGGCGGTGAAAGGGAGCGCGAAAAAGGCGCGGAACCCTGCCCCGCGGCATAG
- a CDS encoding LysE family transporter produces MNFTAFFSYVILTAITPGPNNIMSMSNASRYGFRRSLPFNFGVFAGFIVVMSVSALFSSLLYNVMPSVKLFMLCVGAAYIFWLAWTVWHDTPHGGDDRQVNTNTFLSGMTLQFVNVKVILYCITTMSSFILPHYHGLPVIAAFVVFLAFVGFACTLCWAAFGALFEILFKRYSRPVNAVMALLLVYCAVSMLLEI; encoded by the coding sequence ATGAATTTCACGGCGTTTTTCTCATATGTAATCCTTACCGCCATTACTCCGGGGCCGAACAACATCATGTCGATGTCCAACGCGAGCCGGTATGGTTTCAGAAGGTCCCTGCCCTTTAATTTCGGCGTCTTCGCGGGCTTTATCGTCGTGATGTCAGTCAGCGCTCTTTTCAGCTCGCTGCTCTATAACGTCATGCCCTCCGTCAAGCTCTTCATGCTCTGCGTCGGCGCGGCCTACATCTTCTGGCTCGCCTGGACGGTATGGCACGACACGCCGCACGGGGGAGACGATAGACAGGTAAATACCAATACGTTCCTCTCCGGAATGACGCTGCAGTTCGTCAACGTGAAGGTCATCCTCTACTGTATAACGACGATGTCCTCGTTCATCCTGCCGCATTATCACGGGCTGCCGGTCATCGCGGCCTTCGTCGTATTCCTCGCCTTCGTCGGCTTCGCCTGCACGCTCTGCTGGGCGGCCTTCGGCGCGCTCTTTGAGATACTTTTCAAAAGATACAGCCGTCCGGTGAATGCCGTCATGGCGCTGCTGCTCGTCTACTGCGCCGTTTCAATGCTGCTGGAGATTTAA
- a CDS encoding isochorismatase family cysteine hydrolase: MSEKIELMVVVDMQNDFVSGSLGGDMVRAIVPNVVAAVDKFITENGAERLFFTKDTHEDDYMETNEGRHLPVPHCVRGTWGAEIIPELSGCASRGGVATVEKSTFGSVALPDIIRAALSRHEPLSEADITFHIVGLCTDICVVSNALLLKANFPEATFKVDPRCCAGVTRTSHEAALETMRMCHIEII, from the coding sequence ATGAGCGAAAAAATTGAACTGATGGTCGTCGTCGATATGCAGAACGACTTTGTGAGCGGCAGCCTCGGCGGCGATATGGTGCGCGCCATCGTGCCGAATGTCGTTGCCGCGGTGGACAAGTTTATCACTGAAAACGGCGCTGAGCGGCTTTTCTTCACGAAAGACACCCACGAGGACGACTACATGGAGACGAACGAGGGACGCCATCTCCCCGTGCCGCACTGTGTCAGGGGAACATGGGGCGCGGAGATCATCCCCGAACTCAGCGGCTGCGCCTCGCGCGGCGGCGTCGCCACCGTCGAAAAGTCGACCTTCGGCAGCGTCGCGCTTCCCGATATCATCCGCGCGGCGCTGTCCCGGCATGAGCCGCTCTCCGAGGCGGACATCACCTTTCATATCGTGGGGCTCTGTACCGACATCTGCGTCGTCAGCAACGCGCTTCTGCTCAAGGCGAACTTTCCCGAGGCGACGTTCAAGGTCGATCCCCGCTGCTGCGCCGGCGTAACGAGAACGAGCCATGAGGCAGCGCTGGAGACGATGCGGATGTGCCATATAGAAATTATCTGA
- a CDS encoding metal-sensing transcriptional repressor translates to MKECMESKNLHLRLRKVAGQVNAVERMIDEDVPCENVLIQINAAKNALHKIGQIVLEGHLRHCVRRGIENGDAEKTISDFIKTLEHFSRMS, encoded by the coding sequence ATGAAGGAATGTATGGAGTCAAAGAATCTGCATCTGCGGCTGAGGAAGGTCGCCGGACAGGTGAACGCCGTCGAACGGATGATCGACGAGGACGTACCCTGTGAGAATGTCCTCATCCAGATCAACGCGGCGAAGAACGCGCTGCATAAGATCGGGCAGATAGTACTCGAGGGACACCTCAGGCACTGCGTGCGCCGCGGCATAGAGAACGGCGACGCCGAAAAGACGATCAGCGATTTCATTAAGACCCTCGAACATTTTTCACGCATGTCATAA
- a CDS encoding LysR family transcriptional regulator, which translates to MNRYEVFVKVVECGSFTRAADELGYTQSAVSQMVHTLEEELSAVLLRRDKGGAALSADGEQYLPYIRSIYSAHRELRMKYDEMQGLMGGNIRIGTFTSVSRSWLPKLMNEFRKIYPFVHFELLQGDYRGIEEWISDGRVDFGFTCYNEVKGLTVIPLRKDEMLAALPPGHPLAQNGSVTLEELSKEPLILLDEGDFSVALDAFRRKGLTPDIHYKVTDDYTVISMVEQGLGVAILYELVLKNDSRRLSALHIAPPVERTTALAYRNKRTLPAAARRFIDFALEYFKAGK; encoded by the coding sequence ATGAATAGATACGAAGTCTTTGTCAAAGTAGTGGAGTGCGGCAGTTTTACGCGGGCCGCGGATGAACTTGGCTACACGCAGTCGGCGGTCAGCCAGATGGTCCACACGCTCGAAGAGGAGCTCTCCGCCGTGCTGCTGCGGCGCGATAAGGGCGGGGCGGCGCTCTCCGCGGACGGCGAACAGTACCTGCCCTATATCCGTTCGATATACAGCGCCCACCGCGAACTGCGTATGAAGTACGACGAAATGCAGGGGCTGATGGGAGGGAACATCAGGATCGGCACCTTCACGAGCGTGAGCCGCAGCTGGCTGCCTAAGCTCATGAACGAATTCCGGAAGATATATCCATTCGTGCATTTCGAGCTGCTGCAGGGGGACTACCGCGGTATCGAGGAGTGGATATCCGACGGACGCGTGGACTTCGGCTTTACCTGTTACAACGAGGTGAAGGGGCTGACGGTGATTCCGCTGCGTAAGGACGAGATGCTCGCGGCGCTGCCTCCGGGGCATCCGCTTGCGCAAAATGGGAGCGTGACGCTGGAAGAGCTCTCAAAGGAGCCGCTGATACTTCTCGACGAGGGAGATTTCAGCGTGGCGCTGGACGCCTTCCGCAGGAAGGGGCTGACCCCCGATATCCACTATAAGGTCACCGACGACTACACCGTCATCTCGATGGTCGAACAGGGGCTCGGCGTCGCCATCCTCTATGAACTTGTCCTTAAAAACGACAGCCGCAGGCTTTCGGCGCTCCATATCGCCCCGCCGGTGGAGCGCACGACGGCGCTGGCCTACAGAAACAAGCGGACGCTCCCCGCCGCCGCGCGCCGCTTTATCGACTTCGCCCTGGAATATTTTAAAGCGGGAAAATGA
- a CDS encoding AzlC family ABC transporter permease, translating into MSKRDLYYFSKGMRDAIPILLGYIAVSFTLGIGAKNAGLSPFQALLSALTQNASAGQFAGYSLIAAGAGYLEVVIMIVVANARYLLMSCAMSQKISPKTPLRHRMLLAVDITDEIFGLSVAQPRRLNPFYTYGMVAAAAPGWAFGTFFGVIVGNVLPQNIVTALSVGLFGMFIAVIVPPARKNFVIALLIVVSMAASFAFSRLSFIELSAGMRTIVLTVAISGAAAFLFPLNEERRANAA; encoded by the coding sequence ATGTCAAAAAGAGATCTCTATTACTTTTCAAAGGGAATGCGCGACGCGATACCTATCCTGCTGGGATATATCGCGGTATCTTTTACCCTCGGCATCGGCGCCAAGAACGCCGGACTCAGCCCCTTTCAGGCGCTGCTGAGCGCGTTGACGCAGAACGCCTCCGCGGGGCAGTTCGCAGGCTATTCCCTCATCGCCGCGGGAGCGGGCTATCTTGAGGTCGTGATCATGATAGTCGTCGCGAACGCGCGTTACCTGCTGATGTCCTGCGCAATGAGCCAGAAGATCTCCCCCAAGACCCCTCTGCGCCACCGTATGCTGCTCGCGGTGGACATCACGGATGAAATATTCGGCCTTTCGGTAGCGCAGCCAAGACGCCTCAACCCCTTTTACACCTACGGCATGGTCGCCGCGGCGGCTCCCGGCTGGGCCTTCGGCACCTTTTTCGGCGTCATCGTCGGCAACGTTCTGCCGCAGAACATCGTCACCGCGCTGAGCGTGGGGCTGTTCGGCATGTTTATCGCGGTCATCGTGCCGCCGGCGCGCAAGAATTTCGTCATCGCCCTGCTCATCGTCGTCTCGATGGCGGCAAGCTTCGCCTTCTCGCGCCTCTCCTTCATCGAACTCTCGGCGGGGATGCGCACGATAGTCCTCACGGTCGCCATCTCCGGCGCCGCGGCCTTCCTCTTCCCCCTGAATGAGGAGAGACGGGCAAATGCCGCGTAA
- a CDS encoding amidohydrolase family protein: MFTKIKCGKLYDGVTPRLWENKEILIEDNVIREVGYGLPEPQGVEIRDLSELTVTPGMIDGHVHPQFFDYRELYNEYVCLSDGYRALATASCARKTLLGGFTTIRSMGWFSEAYELDVKRAIEDGKIEGSRLVVGSHFLCTPGSAGDSSQSLSANPYLSDYLMKMCPTCGSGADFFTNVVRREKKMGCDFIKIFGSGGFATPCDDPEDIQLNDSEFNAIFSTAKELRIPVTAHVYAPVMMKKLLKYNIFCMEHGALMDDETARMIEGSGVYLVPTFMPYEDIVNPNEESLSKKSDFFRRKLEKYQRRLQEGREIIINSKIKLGYGTDIVDVYNNYESGWEYNCWLKNGVDPFRALEAATSINAEICGISDKLGNITPGKLADISGWKRDLLKDPDALRDCAFVMKDGVEYLTESRV, translated from the coding sequence ATGTTCACTAAAATCAAGTGCGGGAAGTTATACGACGGGGTCACTCCGCGCCTCTGGGAGAATAAGGAAATACTTATCGAAGACAATGTGATCAGGGAGGTAGGTTATGGCCTGCCGGAGCCGCAGGGAGTCGAGATCAGGGATCTTTCTGAACTGACCGTCACTCCTGGAATGATTGACGGCCATGTACACCCGCAGTTCTTTGATTATCGGGAACTTTACAACGAGTATGTCTGCCTGTCGGATGGATACCGTGCTTTGGCGACGGCCTCCTGCGCTAGAAAGACCCTCTTGGGAGGTTTCACGACCATACGGTCAATGGGATGGTTCTCCGAGGCATACGAACTTGACGTGAAACGTGCTATTGAAGACGGAAAAATCGAGGGTTCCAGACTTGTGGTGGGATCGCACTTTCTCTGCACACCAGGAAGCGCGGGAGATTCCAGCCAATCGCTCTCGGCCAACCCATATTTGAGCGACTATCTCATGAAAATGTGTCCTACCTGCGGCAGCGGCGCTGACTTTTTTACCAATGTGGTGCGGCGGGAGAAAAAGATGGGATGCGATTTTATAAAAATCTTCGGCTCCGGCGGGTTCGCCACACCTTGCGACGACCCTGAGGATATACAGCTCAACGACAGTGAGTTCAACGCCATCTTCAGTACGGCGAAGGAGCTGCGGATTCCCGTAACGGCACACGTATACGCCCCGGTTATGATGAAAAAACTCCTGAAATATAACATCTTCTGTATGGAACATGGAGCGCTCATGGACGATGAAACCGCCCGTATGATAGAGGGAAGCGGAGTCTACCTTGTACCGACCTTTATGCCTTATGAGGACATTGTCAATCCCAACGAAGAGAGCCTCTCTAAAAAGAGTGATTTTTTCAGAAGAAAATTGGAAAAATATCAGCGCAGGCTTCAGGAGGGCAGGGAGATAATCATCAACAGCAAAATAAAACTTGGCTATGGGACAGACATAGTTGACGTCTACAATAACTATGAATCCGGATGGGAATACAACTGCTGGCTAAAAAACGGTGTCGATCCGTTCCGCGCGCTGGAAGCGGCTACCAGTATCAACGCCGAAATATGCGGAATAAGCGACAAACTTGGAAACATTACGCCGGGTAAACTGGCCGACATCTCCGGATGGAAAAGAGACCTGCTTAAAGATCCCGACGCGTTGAGAGACTGCGCCTTCGTTATGAAAGACGGCGTTGAATATCTTACGGAGAGCAGAGTTTGA
- a CDS encoding sodium:solute symporter family protein, with protein sequence MTLTGYFWFIMAYILVVVGYGLYIAKTQVKTNEEFVTCGRRLPLWVVVGTLIATWYGGGGITGTANLVYSRGPWAGLIYELATPVAIILVLFLAGKIRENRNITIPELFRERYGDYAAVLATIFIVLAYIGICSYQFKGAGYVLNLMTGLSVESGTLLAAAVIIILSVTGGLTSVAYTDAISAIFIFCSMGVAVPVLLSQTGGFSGLISQIPPDHLSISSGDKFIDTIGYGVATLFLAMGDQNLFIRFAAAKDKVTATRSAFLFIVISTILSCMTVFIAMNAIPFLPGIKPDTALLAVSMYRMPFFLGGCVLAAAVSFMITTGDSFLLSAGTNLTHDVLEPYVMKGCSDALKLKTIRILIVVCGILSYVLITTFRDILGIIMYAYTIYGAAITPALVAALCWPRVTRQAGLASIIAGGGGTLVWELLLKDRFLNLDSTLVAVPFSIIVLIVVTFLTQPKDSESTGGK encoded by the coding sequence ATGACATTGACAGGATACTTCTGGTTCATCATGGCGTACATTTTAGTGGTAGTCGGCTATGGCCTCTATATAGCTAAGACACAGGTCAAGACCAACGAAGAATTTGTTACCTGCGGACGCAGGCTGCCGCTGTGGGTGGTCGTTGGAACCCTGATTGCGACTTGGTACGGCGGCGGCGGTATTACCGGCACCGCAAACCTCGTCTACAGCAGGGGGCCGTGGGCGGGGCTGATTTACGAGCTCGCTACGCCGGTAGCGATTATTCTGGTCCTCTTCCTCGCCGGAAAGATCAGGGAAAACAGGAATATAACCATTCCGGAGTTATTTAGAGAGAGATACGGCGACTACGCGGCCGTACTGGCGACTATCTTTATAGTCCTTGCCTACATAGGGATTTGTTCATACCAGTTTAAGGGCGCGGGATACGTCTTGAACCTAATGACAGGCCTCTCCGTTGAGAGCGGCACCCTTCTGGCCGCGGCGGTAATAATCATCCTATCCGTTACCGGAGGACTAACCTCGGTCGCCTATACCGACGCCATCAGCGCCATCTTTATCTTCTGCTCGATGGGGGTCGCGGTGCCGGTCCTTTTATCTCAGACAGGCGGTTTCTCCGGCCTGATATCCCAGATTCCACCCGACCATCTTTCCATTTCAAGCGGAGATAAATTTATAGACACAATCGGCTATGGGGTGGCTACACTGTTCCTGGCCATGGGCGACCAAAACCTCTTTATACGCTTCGCGGCCGCTAAAGATAAGGTAACGGCGACCAGGTCGGCCTTTCTATTCATCGTCATCAGCACAATACTTTCCTGCATGACTGTATTCATAGCGATGAACGCGATCCCTTTCCTGCCCGGAATAAAACCGGACACCGCCCTTCTCGCGGTCTCTATGTACAGAATGCCGTTCTTCCTTGGAGGATGCGTGCTGGCCGCGGCGGTCTCCTTTATGATAACAACGGGGGACTCGTTCCTGCTCTCGGCGGGAACAAACCTGACACACGACGTTCTGGAACCGTACGTCATGAAAGGGTGTTCCGATGCCCTGAAGCTAAAGACAATAAGAATTCTCATTGTAGTCTGCGGCATCCTCTCATATGTCCTCATCACCACCTTCAGGGATATACTGGGAATCATCATGTACGCATACACGATTTATGGCGCCGCCATAACCCCGGCGCTTGTAGCCGCCCTCTGCTGGCCGCGCGTTACAAGACAGGCGGGGCTCGCTTCCATAATAGCCGGAGGCGGCGGGACGTTGGTTTGGGAGCTCCTACTTAAAGACAGATTTTTAAACTTGGACAGCACTCTCGTTGCCGTGCCATTTTCCATCATCGTGCTAATCGTCGTCACATTCCTTACACAGCCAAAAGATTCAGAGAGCACAGGGGGAAAATAA
- a CDS encoding 4Fe-4S binding protein: MMFLEKIAAAAAEFMNGAVNYVAAEDALRPDLAGMRIYDEPLLGAAAADDPAFAELRRAEVLHPEAMLPHDWLPGARSVISFFLPFMETVRSTNREERAQPSDEWLHARIEGQMAIAALGEYLKGFLEGEGAAAVFPTTDARFKMLAPYASNWSERHAAYICGLGTFGLSKGLITERGIAGRFGSLITDAEIPATPRKYESPYEYCTMCGACQRLCPAEAIDAARGVALGKDHDICGAFVKASTRPPHGPHARVRYGCGKCQVGVPCEKGIPRPR, translated from the coding sequence ATGATGTTTCTGGAAAAAATCGCCGCTGCGGCGGCGGAGTTTATGAACGGGGCGGTCAACTATGTAGCTGCCGAAGATGCTTTGCGACCCGATTTGGCGGGGATGCGAATATACGATGAGCCGCTGTTAGGCGCGGCGGCGGCCGATGATCCCGCCTTCGCGGAGCTGCGCCGCGCCGAGGTGCTGCACCCCGAGGCGATGCTGCCGCACGACTGGCTCCCGGGGGCGCGTTCCGTTATCTCCTTCTTTCTCCCCTTTATGGAGACCGTAAGGAGCACGAACCGCGAGGAGCGCGCGCAGCCCTCCGACGAGTGGCTCCACGCACGCATCGAGGGACAGATGGCCATCGCCGCGCTCGGCGAATATCTCAAAGGTTTCCTGGAAGGTGAGGGGGCCGCAGCCGTCTTCCCAACCACCGACGCCCGTTTCAAGATGCTGGCCCCCTACGCCTCCAACTGGTCAGAGCGGCACGCCGCCTATATCTGCGGCCTCGGCACCTTCGGCCTCTCGAAGGGGCTTATCACCGAGAGGGGGATCGCCGGGCGCTTCGGCAGCCTCATCACCGATGCCGAAATTCCGGCGACGCCGCGAAAATATGAATCGCCTTATGAGTATTGTACGATGTGCGGAGCCTGCCAGAGGCTTTGCCCCGCGGAGGCGATAGACGCGGCGAGGGGCGTCGCCCTCGGAAAGGACCACGATATCTGCGGCGCCTTTGTCAAGGCTTCGACACGCCCGCCTCACGGCCCGCACGCGAGGGTCCGTTATGGCTGCGGCAAGTGCCAGGTCGGCGTCCCCTGTGAAAAGGGGATACCGAGACCGCGCTGA
- a CDS encoding helix-turn-helix domain-containing protein, whose product MENINSVVADNLKRFREERKLSLEAMAKLSGVSKSMLGQIERGEANPTVSTVWKIANGLKISFTDLMTRPEKDYEVVDIKRVEPLLEDGGLYRDFPVFPFDAARRFEMLYIEIDPGGRLEAEPHPAGTQEFITAFSGELSVSVNGETFAITRGSSLRFKSDGPHSYKNTGNEICRLSMVIYYPG is encoded by the coding sequence ATGGAAAATATCAATTCGGTCGTCGCCGACAACCTAAAGCGGTTTCGCGAGGAGCGGAAGCTGAGCCTGGAGGCGATGGCGAAGCTCTCCGGCGTCAGCAAAAGTATGTTGGGCCAGATAGAACGCGGAGAGGCCAACCCCACCGTATCGACCGTCTGGAAGATCGCCAACGGCCTGAAAATATCGTTTACCGACCTGATGACACGCCCGGAAAAAGATTATGAGGTGGTCGACATAAAACGCGTGGAGCCTTTACTTGAGGACGGCGGCCTCTACCGCGACTTTCCGGTCTTCCCCTTTGACGCCGCGCGTCGTTTCGAGATGCTCTACATCGAAATAGACCCCGGCGGCCGCCTGGAGGCTGAACCGCATCCGGCTGGTACGCAGGAATTCATCACCGCCTTCTCCGGCGAACTCAGCGTCTCCGTCAACGGGGAGACCTTCGCCATCACACGCGGCTCCTCCCTGCGCTTCAAATCCGACGGCCCCCACAGCTACAAAAACACCGGCAACGAAATCTGCCGGCTGAGCATGGTCATTTATTATCCTGGGTAA